The proteins below are encoded in one region of Equus caballus isolate H_3958 breed thoroughbred chromosome 16, TB-T2T, whole genome shotgun sequence:
- the LOC138918139 gene encoding uncharacterized protein — MQVPYPSGVLGSLPWSEEESPRYDFTQHSLLYVYDIFHVFTPGTQGEISNSVTPCQLMHAGHLATEGSDGDSPGAPPSELTPAVRSRPGAAPPTLPRGSARTGRTLGAGAGPPCSASWAQRRLWTEHAHQRPPRRLRARARALASRSWRRDLRSGRAPGGSRAAVPTGLPRFGGLSDEPRRPEMFRLERHFPEGSGHSRSSASIPCSRGSPSSQALDSLCSFSVEESQGGLISFGGLSHCSNRYKILLIGCIDGAFSSSWWFQIQRKMVSLHRAWFEQQVNSSSLLSSL; from the exons ATGCAGGTGCCATATCCCTCTGGTGTGCTGGGTTCCCTGCCCTGGTCTGAAGAGGAGAGTCCTCGCTACGACTTCACACAGCATTCCCTTCTGTATGTCTATGACATCTTCCATGTGTTTACTCCTGGAACACAAGGAGAGATCTCCAACTCAGTGACACCATGCCAGTTGATGCACGCGGGCCATCTGGCCACTGAGGGCTCTGACG GGGACTCGCCCGGGGCCCCGCCCTCAGAGCTCACACCCGCCGTGCGCTCTCGCCCCGGGGCCGCCCCGCCGACCCTCCCGCGCGGCTCTGCGCGCACAGGCCGGACGCTCGGAGCCGGCGCCGGGCCGCCCTGCTCGGCCTCCTGGGCGCAGCGGCGCCTCTGGACCGAGCACGCGCACCAGCGGCCTCCTCGCAGGCTCCGTGCCCGCGCACGCGCCCTCGCGTCGCGCTCCTGGCGGAGAGACCTGCGCTCGGGCCGGGCTCCGGGCGGTTCTCGAGCTGCGGTTCCAACGGGACTTCCGCGCTTCGGCGGCCTTTCGGACGAGCCGCGGCGCCCGGAGATGTTCAGGTTGGAGCGACACTTCCCAGAGGGTAGCGGTCACTCCAGATCTTCGGCTTCCATTCCGTGTTCGCGCGGTTCTCCCTCTTCGCAAG ctctggattctctttgttctttctcagtaGAGGAATCCCAAGGAGGACTGATCAGTTTTG GTGGGCTTTCTCACTGCAGCAATAGATATAAAATACTCCTGATTGGCTGTATTGATGGGGCATTTTCATCCTCCTGGTGgtttcaaatacaaagaaaaatggtcTCTCTCCACCGTGCCTGGTTTGAACAGCAGGTAAActccagcagcctcctctccagcctctga